A window of the Polaribacter batillariae genome harbors these coding sequences:
- a CDS encoding helix-turn-helix domain-containing protein, producing the protein MPKKITLSIKEESVELRKLYESTTTELRRDRLKMLYYIKSGKYIYRNAIAKKLGRRPTTIGNWIKDYETGGLSNLLEIHSGGNNTVHISDRAKAYISKTLSNSDTTITSYIELQAHIAEDLSEMINYGALYAHCRRKHKSKLKVSRKSHYKKDPKAEMVFKKPRKHF; encoded by the coding sequence ATGCCAAAGAAAATTACCTTATCGATTAAAGAAGAATCTGTTGAATTGCGAAAACTATATGAGTCTACCACTACAGAATTACGAAGAGATCGTTTAAAAATGTTATACTACATAAAGTCCGGGAAGTATATCTATCGTAATGCAATCGCAAAGAAGCTTGGCAGACGTCCAACCACCATAGGCAATTGGATTAAAGACTATGAAACAGGAGGCCTTTCAAATTTATTAGAAATACATAGCGGAGGTAATAATACCGTTCATATTTCTGATAGAGCAAAAGCCTATATCTCCAAGACATTATCTAACAGCGATACCACCATAACTTCCTATATAGAGTTACAAGCTCATATAGCCGAAGATTTATCAGAGATGATAAATTATGGTGCACTTTATGCACATTGTAGGCGAAAACATAAGTCTAAGCTAAAAGTATCAAGAAAGTCACATTATAAAAAAGACCCGAAAGCCGAAATGGTTTTTAAAAAACCTAGAAAACACTTTTAA
- a CDS encoding tetratricopeptide repeat protein, translating into MYQAKSKIDSAIYYHQKSLNLKIEIKDSIGIADSYNNLGIILDEEGNYLDALKNYFKALKIYEKKYKF; encoded by the coding sequence ATTTATCAAGCAAAATCTAAGATTGATAGTGCTATTTATTATCATCAGAAAAGTTTAAATCTAAAAATTGAAATTAAAGATTCTATTGGTATAGCAGATTCTTATAACAATCTTGGAATTATTCTAGATGAAGAAGGTAATTATTTAGATGCTTTAAAAAATTATTTTAAGGCATTAAAAATTTACGAAAAAAAGTACAAGTTTTGA
- a CDS encoding IS630 family transposase, translating into MIKKTRKPKWFLKNLENTFKLFRTKLNKNNFESVNLFFQDESRFGLITKQKRVTTAKGVKPIAKYKHSYQSKWLWGSFSPITGESFCMLTDTVCKDFFIEYLTDLSACNPLELKIVIIDNAAFHSTKDVKLPDNIILLPIPAYCPELNPAEKVWQYLKSKIAMKIYDTLDILESKIEHLIYQMDNNTIKSITGYEFYLKSFYNVFNV; encoded by the coding sequence ATTATAAAAAAGACCCGAAAGCCGAAATGGTTTTTAAAAAACCTAGAAAACACTTTTAAATTATTTAGAACAAAACTAAATAAAAATAACTTTGAATCGGTCAATTTATTTTTTCAAGATGAATCTCGTTTTGGATTAATCACCAAACAAAAAAGAGTCACTACAGCTAAAGGCGTTAAACCTATAGCAAAGTACAAACATAGTTATCAGAGTAAATGGCTATGGGGAAGTTTTTCACCCATTACAGGTGAGAGTTTCTGCATGCTAACAGATACTGTGTGTAAAGACTTTTTTATTGAGTATTTAACAGACTTAAGTGCCTGTAATCCTTTGGAACTAAAAATTGTAATTATTGACAATGCAGCTTTCCACTCTACTAAAGATGTAAAATTGCCTGATAATATTATCTTATTACCTATCCCTGCATATTGCCCTGAACTAAATCCAGCTGAAAAAGTTTGGCAATACCTTAAAAGTAAAATTGCAATGAAAATTTATGACACTTTAGATATACTAGAATCCAAAATAGAGCACCTAATTTATCAAATGGATAATAATACCATTAAGTCTATAACCGGATATGAATTTTATCTAAAATCTTTTTATAACGTTTTTAATGTTTAA